A portion of the Aythya fuligula isolate bAytFul2 chromosome 10, bAytFul2.pri, whole genome shotgun sequence genome contains these proteins:
- the EMC3 gene encoding ER membrane protein complex subunit 3 — translation MSEPELLLDSNIRLWVVLPIVFITFFVGMIRHYVSILLQSDKRLTQEQVSDSQVLIRSRVLRENGKYIPKQSFLTRKYYFNNPEDGFFKKTKRKVVPPSPMTDPTMLTDMMKGNVTNVLPMILIGGWINMTFSGFVTTKVPFPLTLRFKPMLQQGIELLTLDASWVSSASWYFLNVFGLRSIYTLILGQDNAADQSRVMQEQMTGAAMAMPADTNKAFKTEWEALELTDHQWALEDVEEELMAKDLHFEGMFKEELQTSIF, via the exons aTGAGCGAgcccgagctgctgctggactCCAACATCCGGCTGTGGGTGGTGCTGCCCATCGTCTTCATCACCTTCTTCGTGGGCATGATCCGGCACTACGTCTCCATCCTGCTGCAGAGCGACAAGCGCctcacgcaggagcaggtgtcCGACAG CCAAGTCCTGATCCGGAGCAGGGTGCTGCGGGAGAACGGGAAGTACATCCCCAAGCAG TCTTTCCTGACTCGGAAATACTACTTTAATAACCCAGAGGATGgattctttaagaaaacaaaaagaaaggtagTGCCTCCTTCACCAATGACAG ATCCTACCATGCTGACAGATATGATGAAAGGGAATGTAACCAACGTTCTGCCTATGATCCTCATTGGTGGTTGGATCAATATGACATTTTCGGGATTTGTTACAA CAAAGGTTCCGTTTCCTCTGACGCTGCGTTTTAAACCAATGTTACAGCAGGGAATTGAGCTGCTCACTTTAGATGCATCCTG GGTGAGCTCCGCTTCCTGGTACTTCCTGAATGTGTTTGGACTCAGAAGCATTTATACCCTGATCCTGGGCCAAGATAATG ctGCAGATCAGTCTAGGGTGATGCAAGAACAAATGACAGGCGCAGCAATGGCCATGCCAGCAGATACTAACAAAGCATTTAAG ACGGAATGGGAAGCTTTGGAATTGACTGATCATCAGTGGGCCTTAGAAGATGTAGAAGAAGAGCTCATGGCAAAAGACCTCCATTTTGAAGGCATGTTTAAGGAAGAACTACAGACCTCCATCTTCTGA